The following DNA comes from Rhodohalobacter mucosus.
AATCAGAAAACCCGGAGCCACACCAAAAGAGACGACATCACTGATGGAGTCGAGCTCTACGCCAAAATCGCTGGTGGCATTGGCCAAGCGGGCCATGAAACCGTCGAGTGCATCAAAAAGGCCAGCCAGCACAATAAGCCATGCTCCCAAAAACAGCTTGCCTTCCGCTACCATCAGAATAGAGAGAAATCCTGAAAACAGATTCATCAGAGTGAAAAAACTGGGTACTACAATTCGTGGGATAGGCTTTAGTTTCGGTCTCTTTTTGAGACTTTTTCTAAATTGTTTTTTCTGAATCGGGTATTTCATGATTCAACAAGTTCCCCAATAACAGACTCGCCTGCAACTGTTCTGTCCCCTTTTTTTACGCGAATCTTAACGTTTTCAGGCAGAAGCAGATCCATCCGTGAACCAAATTTCATGATACCGAACCGATCTCCCGCTTTAATTTCATCACCTTCGCCGATATGATACACGATTCGTCTGGCAAGAAAACCTGTAATTTGCTTAAACATCATTTTCATCCCTGAAGGGTGCATTACACCAAAGTGAGCCCTCTCGTTTAGTTCGGATGCATGATCTTCCCATGCCATGAGGTACTTACCGGGATAGTACTTTACATACTCCAGCTTTCCGGTAATGGGTACCCGGTTAACATGAACGTCAAGCGGAGACAAGAAGATGCTGACCTGAGTCACTTTCCTGCCTATATATTCGTTTTCCTCCACTTCCTGAATCAGAACCACCCTGCCGTCGGCCGGTGATAGAATAAGGTTGTCATCTTCGGGCGAAACCCGATCAGGATCCCTGAAAAAAAAGATGACCAGGCCACATAAAACAACCAATAGCGGATATACGGATAACTGTAGCCACTGCGGTCCGTAGGATACTGCCACGCCGGCAACGGCAGAAACAAGGAAAACTATTATAATGGTGGAAAACCCTTCTTTGGCAAGCATCACTTATCCACCGAACGTTCGAAGTATATCATTAAACGTGATGAGTATGAATAATCCAATAAGAAATACAAAACCTATCTGCTGAAGTGCCATTCGTACTTTCGGGGATGGTTCTCTTCTGGTAATACCCTCATAAACCAAAAACATGAAATGGCCTCCGTCGAGTGCGGGTATGGGAAGCATATTCATGATAGCCAGTGTAATACTTAAGAAAGCAGTGATATTCCAAAATCCAAGCCATCCGCCCCGGTCTGTTGCTTCTCGGGTAAAATTGGCAATTGCAACGGGCCCGCCTACGTTGTCGCGAACTGATATATCGCCTGAAAACATCCTTCCAAGCCCCTGGATAATTCCGACAAACGTAGCATTCGACCTGTTTACGCCCCTTTGCACGGATTCGGCTAAGTTGTAGTTCAGACGTTCTACCGTAAATGCCTCTTCAGCTGAAGTTTGTGCAATACCGATCATGTTGGTTTCAGGATCGGGTGTAACGGTTGTGCTGAACAGTTCCCCATTTCGCTCAACCTGAATATCTAGAGACCCTTCTGCGCTTTGTATCTTTTCAACAAGCTGCTGCCAGTAATCAACGGGTTCGCCGTTAACCGCACGTACAATATCACCTTCCTCAAGCCCGGCCTCCTCCGCAGGGCTGTCTTCAAGTACCCTTGAAAATCGACTCGGCAGAAAACTGAGTTGATTGATAAAGCCTTCCTGTCCAACAAGGTCCAGAAAATTAGCTGGCGTTTCCAGGGTTAATAATTCACCGTTGCGTTCAACCATAAAGGTTAATTCACGTCCGGTGATTTCTGAAGGGTCCAGAATATCCTGAAAATATTTTGCTCTTTCGCCATTTACGCCTACAAGCCTGTCGCCGGTCTGCAAGCCGATCTGGTCCGCAACAGACCCTTCGGCAACATATATACCCTTAATCGAATCAACCGGTATCACTGTTTCGCCATAGGTAAATGCGATGGAGGAAAAAATGACTACCGCCAGTAAAAAATTGAAAATGACGCCTGCCGTAATAACAATGATGCGCTGCCAAACTGGTTTTGCCCTGAATTCATCCGGTTTAACTTCCTCGTCAACAAAATCGGTGTCCATCGACTCGTCAATCATGCCGGCAATCTGGACATATCCTCCAAGCGGAGTAGCGCCGACTACATATTCTGTCTCTCCTTTTTTAAAACCGAAGATTTTTGGAGGAAAACCAATAGAAAACTTATTGACCCTCATTCCAAACACTTTGGCTGCAATGAAATGCCCTAATTCATGAACCGTCACCAATATAAAAATGGCTGCGATAAAAATGAGAACCGTGTTGGCAAAACTTAAAATCCATTCCATAAATTACTTCAACAGTGAATTCGAAAATACTCGTGTTTCTTTATCAATGTACTGTAACGAGTCAGGACTCAATTCGTTGTCTGCAGAAATTTCTTCCAGCGACTTTTCTATGATTTGATGGATATCAATATAACGAATTTCGCCGTTCAAAAATCGTTCAACGGCAATCTCATTCGCAGCGTTCAGGATCGCAGGCTTGGCTCCCCCCTCCTTTAGTGCAGAAACAGCCAGGTCGAGACATGGAAAGAGATCCCTGTTAACAGGTTCAAAATCCATTCGAAATGACGATGTATAGTCAAGTGTTTGGTTGGGATAGGGTTCCCTTGACGGGTACGTTAATGAATAGAGAATGGGTACTTTCATGTCTGGGGGACCCAGCTGCGCCTTGGATGAACCGTCTACAAATTCCACAATCGAATGTATAATGCTTTGTGGATGGATAACCGGCTCAATTGCTTCGGCCGGCAGGTCAAACAGCCATTTTGCCTCGATAATTTCAAGACCCTTATTCATCATGGTTGCAGAGTCAATGGTGATTTTGTTCCCCATCGACCAATTGGGATGGTTCAGGGCATCCTCTACGGTTACTTTTTCAAGTTCTTCTTTTGTGCAGGTTCGAAAAGGCCCGCCGCTCGCCGTAATAATGATCTTTTTAATACTTTCCTTTTCTTCACCGATCAGTGACTGCAGCATTGCTGAATGTTCCGAATCTACGGGTATCAGGTTTCCATTGAGAAATCCCGGAAGTTTTGAGAGCAGTTCTCCTCCCACAACAAGCGACTCCTTATTGGCCAGTGCTACTTTTTTGTTCAGCCGAATAGCGTGATAGGTGCTCATAAAACCTGCAAACCCAACCAGGCTGTTTAGAAGCAGGTCGTATGTAGACTCAATGGCGGCATGGATCAGGGCTTCTTGCCCAAAATGAAGCTGTGAAGGCTTGTACGTAAGCAACGATTGAAACTGTTTTGAAACAGATTCATCACAAAGAACAATCATATCCGGTTGAAAACGATTGGCCTGTTCCGCGAGAAGCCGGTAATTGCTGTTTGCGGTAAGAAGCGACACAGTGAAGAGCTCAGGTTTATCAGAAATGATATCAAGTGCCTGAGTGCCTATTGAGCCGGTTGAACCTAGTATCGCAATGTTTTGATGTTTCACTGAATCAGTAATTTTTGAATCTTTATATGCCTATAAGATAGAAAAATGATTACGAGAAATAAGGAGCCGTAATATCCCGTGCTACCCGGTACATGATGCTGTGAGCTTCAACGGTTTTTCGAAGTGTGGGTGCATAGCCTCCCGACAGCAGAAGTACGACGGGAATATCTTTTTGGACAACAGTCTCAATGACCAGTCGTTCACGTTCTTCCAGCCCTTTCAGGGATAGAGACAGCCTGCCAAAATGATCCGTTTCAAGAGGGTCAATGCCACCCAGATAAAACACAAGATCGGGTTTAAATGAATTAAAAATTTGATCGAGTGAATCACCCAAATGCCGGATATAGGCTTTGTCGCCGGTTTTGTCGGGAAGTGCCACATCGAGCGTAGACGGCGGTTTTACAAAAGGGTAGTTTTTTTCGCCGTGGATGGAAAATGTAAACACGTCCGCTTCTTCACGGAATATTTCTGCCGTACCGTTACCCTGATGCACATCACAATCGATAACCAGGACCCTTCGCACCCACTTTGATTGCCTCAGAACCCTGATCGCAATCGCCACATCATTAAAAACACAAAAACCTTCTCCATGTCCGGGCATTGCGTGGTGGGTTCCTCCCGCAAGATTGCCGGCAGCCCCATCCTGAAGTGCCATCAAAGCCGCATTGACCGTTCCCTGCACCGCAAGCCTGGAACGCACTGCAAGTTTTTTACTCCATGGAAGCCCCATTCTTCTCTCCTCCTTTCTGTTCAGAGTGCCGTTCCAGACCTTGTTGCTGTACTCCGGAGAGTGAACGGTACAGAGCGCGGCCATGTCTGCCATACAGGGCTCAATGAACTGTGAAGGCTTGAAGCCCTCATTTTGTGTGAGGTGGTCATAAAGCCCGGAAAATTTTTTCATGGGGAAAATATGTCCTTCCGGGAGCGGCGCAACATAACCTTTGCAATAGCTGATTTTCAAATCTGAACGGAAATTTCAGGTTAACTTTATCATTGCCAACATTCTTCCTGCCCTATCCCGTTCTCTGCGGTAAGAGTAATAACGTTTGCTTTCAAGCGTGCACTCGTCACTCGCCTGGATTCTGGACAAATCAACTCCTCCATCGTTCAGCTGGCTGATCAGAAATCCTTTAAGATCTACATGAGGTTTCGGATAGGTTCCCTTTACCACAAACTTTTCGGGAAACTGTTCTGCGACTTCCTCTCCCACCTCAAAATTCCGGCAAGAAATGCAGGGACTTATGTAAACGTAAAAAGAATCAGGATCTCCGCCCTCTCGGGTCATGGTCTCCATCCCCGCCGGTATAATTCCGCCTGCGGCACCTTTCCAGCCGGCATGAAACGCACCTATGATCCGGTTTACCGGGTCTGCAATAAGAATAGCTGCGCAGTCAGCAACCCTGATTCCAAGAGCCAAATCCTCATTTTTTGTAATTATGCCGTCTGTTCCATCTACCGTACCGGGTTCATTTACGACCTTGCACGATGAGCCGTGTACCTGGCTGGCCAGTACCATATGTGACGGTTCCCAATCAATTTCATGAAACAAATGCTCAAAATTGCGGTCAACCTCTTCCTTTTCGGCTTGTGTATTGTAACCCAGGTTTAAACCAGACACGGTTCCGTGAGTATTGACTAGGGTTCGGTTCGCTTCGGTGAAAAATGCCTCAATACCCGGCAGATCTTTAAAAATATCGGGATGGTATACCGTAATCATGTGTTCCCTAATTGATTCGTCAGCAAATCATAAATGAGATTGTACGGCAGATTTTTACCTGTCCAAAGATGAAAGGCTTCATCACCCTGTGAAATAAACATCTCCAAGCCGTTTATGACCACCGCACCTTGTGATTTTGCAAGCGATAAAAATCGTGTTTCCAGTGGATTATATACCAGATCGTAGCAAATTTTGCCCGAAAGTATTTCGCTATTCATTCTGTCAACCGGAGATGATTCCGTATTCGGCGTCATTCCCAGCGGTGTGGTGTTGATTATCAGTGCAGCGTCTTCTGCGTATGCTTCAGCCTGATCATAGCCGCAGTAGAGAAGTTTAATCTCTCCATCTAGATCGGGGTTAATCCGGCTTGAAAGCCCAGGATTTCTGGATACAAAGACCACTTCGTAAACCCCGATGCGTCGCAGTGCGGTAAAAACCGCCTTGGAAGCCCCTCCTGTTCCAAACACCACTGCCCTGCTTCCGTGCAGGTTGTCTTCATGGGCGTAAAGGGGTTTTAGAAAACCGTCAACATCCGTATTAAAACCTCTGAGCATGCTGCCGGATTTGACAATTGTATTCACTGCACCCGTTTCTTCTGCCGTCTGATCTGTTTCATCCAGAAAACCGGAAAACAATTCTTTAAACGGAATTGTAATATTGCACCCGAGGAACTGTTCCCTGTTCATCCATGCAATAAATCCCGTTATATCTTGCTGCTTCAGTTCCAGGGCATGATATTTTGCTTCTATACCATGATAATCAAGCCCGAACTGGTGCATTAACGGCGACAGAGAGTGGCTCACAGGGTTCCCGACAACAAGGTAATGAGGGATATGTTTCAGATCCGATTGTCTGAGTTCACTAAAAGTATAGACCATATGATGGAACAGCAGGATAAAAAAAATGCGATCCGGGATTATCGGAACGCATTTTCTTTGGGTCAGTTTAAAACGGCAGATCAGGCGACTTCACTTGCCACTTTTTCAGAACTGGATTCTTCATCCTTAAAGGTGTCAGATTCTGCCAGATCTTTAAATGTTTGAAGATCTTTCTTCAGCTGTACCGGAAGTTCTTCAATAAATGCTGCCAGATCCTCTTCTGCTTCACCGAAAAAGGTTCTGTAGTCGAGGGTAAAATCAACTCTTGTTCGCTTGCCGCTATCCAGCGGAGTGAAGCGAATTGTACCGGTTTGATTCAGGTTCCCATTAATCGTAATCCAGGCAAAACGGGTGTTTCTGAGATTATCGATAATATTGGTTGTCCACTGAAACTCCTCGCCGCCGATTGTGGTTGTATAATCGAAAGTTTGTGAGTTTACCTTTTCAACGTCATCAATACGTTCGAGAAATTTTGTGAAATGAACCGGATTACAAAGTAGTTCGTATACTTTGGCAAGAGGTAAGTCTACTTCAATTCTTTCGTGCGCCATAGGTGTGATAAACTTCGAAAATGAAAAGTTTTGATTCGGATTTGGATGATTGTGGGATTATGGGTAGAGCTAATCCACAATGCACTAAAATTACGCATATTTTGATTAAGCTTCAATCAATTTGAGAATTAACATTTTTAAAGAAACAATTTATACACCGTTAATTCAGTTTCTAACGGTTTGTGCATTTTTATTTTTTTTCCCGCTGTTCCCTGCGAGTCATTCATTTGCCCAGAATAGTCTGACGGGACTGTATCAAAATTACAATGCCTTGCAAACCACACCGGAATATGAAATTATTGCCGCACGGAATCGCTTCAGGCTCCAGTTAAACAGATCCATATCCGGTGGCTCGTTTCAGTCAGAAACAGATATTATCCACCGGTACGCTCAGCGTGCGGAAGCTGAGGTATTGATACGGGAGCTCTATTTTGAGCTCTACTTTGACAAATCAGACCTGAGAATCGGGAAACAGGTCATTAACTGGGGAAGGTCGAATGGTGCTTTTGTAACCGGAATACTCTCTCCCCTGGATCTGAGTGAATTTCTAACGCAGGATCCGTCAGATCTCATACTTGGAGTAACCTCACTGAACTATATACGATATTTTGGCTCCAACTCCCTGCAATTTGTTTTTGCCCCCGTATTTGAAAAAGACAGGTTTCCCTCGCCCGACTCCAGATGGTTTCCATTGCAAACAATCGATGCCCCCCTTCCGGTACGATACAGAACGTATGAATCAGAGAGACCGGCTACCGATATGCAGGCCGCACTGCGATATTCACTGAGAAGTCCCGACTCCGTTGACCTGGATCTGATGCTGTATTACTGGACGCATCCAATGCCTTCGTTCTCCTTAACTGTTGAGCTTTTTAACGATTTTCCGGAACCGCCCTCGGTTGATTTGTCAGAAACCTATCGCGTGTCGCCCATGGCAGGATACTCGCTGAACTGGCAGCTTGGCGATAACTTTTCATTGCTTTCTGAATCGCTCTTTGTAACCGATGCCCTTTTTACTTTTTTGCCGGTATCCGTAAACCGGCTTGAAGATGCTCTCGAGAGTACCACAGACGCACTGTTGGTTCTGCAGGAGTTTGAGTTAAGAAACGATGGATATCTTCTTACAAAGCCATGGCTGCAGTCGATGGCAGGCTTGCAGTCTGAAGTTGCCGGTACTACAATTAGTCTTCAGGGATATCTGGAAACAATTTTTAAATACGAAGACCGTATTCTTCCCCAGCAGTTCTTTCCCTATGCTACTCTTTTTATGAACAGATCTTTTCTGCGCGACAGGCTACAGGTGATAACAGGCGGACGCTATAACTTTTTCGGGAATGATTTCTGGGTTCAGCTCCAGGGTGTGTACGAGCTGGATGATGGATTGGAGCTCTCTGCCGGTGTGAACCTATTCGGAGGAAAAGAGATATCCCCATTCTACGGCCATTTTACATTTAACCAGTTCAGGGATAACAGTTTTCTGTTCTCAAAAATATCTCTCTATTTCTGATCATCATTGGAATGAGAACCGTCTCTGAAAGGTTCATCAGCCGTAAGCAAAAATTATTTATCAGTTTTGAAACAGTTCGGCGAATTTATACTGCGTAACCCCAGGATCGTACTGTATGGCATTGCCATATTGGCGCTGGCATCGATTTATCCTGCATCCAACATCCGAACAGATTTTAATCTGGAAGGATTTTATCCGGACGATGATGTCGTAATTGAGGATTACAGGCTTCTGGAGGAGGAATTTGGACGGGATGATAATACGATCATTATCGGCTTTCAATCCGATTCACTCTTTTCACATGCTGTTCTCTCCGATCTGAAAATGATTGGCGAAAGACTCGATTCACTTATGTATGTGAGTGAAACACTTTCTATCTGGAATGCAACGGATATTTCGAGTGACGGTATCAGTCTGGATTTTGAGCCCTACTTATCAGATTCGGCAGTTTCGGAAGGAGATCTGCAGCAAATTAAGGAGAGTATATCATCCGATCCGCTTTTAAAAGGTTTTATAGTCAATGAGTCGGGAACGGCAACATCGATCATTCTGAGAATAGACCAGGAACAGAATACCTATTCCAACAGAAATATCCTGATCAATTCAATTCAGGAGGTTCTGAACCCTTACCGGGACAGATACGAGTTTCATATTTCAGGTATTCCCTATTTCAGGAACCAGTACGTGAATATGCTCAATGGCGAGATTGTGATGTATATTGCAATCTCTTCCATTTTGATCATACTTCTGCTTTGGTATCTCTACAGAACGTTTTGGGGGGTTCTCTTTCCAATGATCATTGTATGGTCTACCCTTTTGATAACTGTGGCCCTGATACAGCTTACCGGTGGTTTTCTGGAGATCATGAGCAGCACAATTGCTCCCATCCTGCTTTGCGTAGGGGTAGCCGATGCAGTACATATGATATCAAAATATGACGATGCCAGAGAGTCGGGCAATACCAAAAGAGAATCCATTCTGGAAATGCTTAAAACCCTGGGCAGCGCTACATTTTTAACCAGTGTCACTACTGCAATCGGATTTGCAAGCCTGCTCAGCAGTACGGTTCAGCCCATGCAGCGCTTTGGTGCCTACACAGCTGCGGGCGTTCTTATAGCCTATCTGGTAACCATTTTCTTTTTGCCTGCCGTGCTCACAATGGGGCGTAAATCACGGGTTTTTGACGAAAAGTCGGGCTCTTTGTACCCGCTTCTAATACTGTGGCTTAATAAACTCACCGCGTTTAACCGCCTGCACTACGGAAAATTACTGGCCGGTGTACTCCTTCTTCTTCTGATTTTTGCTTCAGCTATCCGAAACATTGAGGTTAACGGGAAGGTGTTTGATGATGTGGGTGAAGATACCGAGCTGATGCAGGACAGCAGATTTTTTTCCGAAAACCTGTCACCGCAATTTCCTATGGAGCTTATAATAAACACCGGAGAAGCAAGCGGTGCTCTGACCTATGAAATGTATCGTAAAGCAGATTCACTGACTGAAAAACTGCTCAGCTATCCGGAAATACATAAGGTAACAGGGCTGAATACCCTTATTGGTGAAGTACATACTACCCTCAATCCGCAGAAAGGAGAATTAGGAACTATGCCCTCCCCCGACGACGCGATTGCACAGTATGCACTGTTGCTTGAAATCAACGGTGGAGATAACCTGTTTAATTTTGTCGATTTTGATTACCGTAAACTGAGATTGACCGCGCTTACTGAAGATGCCGGTTCAAAAAGGATCAATGAAATACGGAATGAGATATCCGCTTTTGCTTCAGATCTTTTTGATGAAGAGGAGCTCATTATCACGGGAACCACAATTCTGAGTGCAGATCTGACGGATAAAATTGTGTATTCACTCTCCTGGAGTATTCTTATCGCAATTCTTGTGATCACACTGATTATGGCGGGTCTATTCAAAAGTTTCAAGCTTGCCTTGATTGCTCTGATTCCGAACCTGATACCGTTGATCATGGTAGCCGGCGTTATGGGCTTTCTGGGAGTAGATATAAAACCATCAACTGCGGTCATATTTACCATTGCACTGGGCATAGCGGTAGATGACAGCATACACTATCTGGCGCGCTTCAGAATAGAATTTTCCAGGATCGGATCGGTTTTTCCCGCTCTTTCTGCAACCACCATACGAACCGGGCGGGCAATAGTGGTTACCAGCATGATATTGATTGCGGGTTTTGGGACACTTATCACAAGTGAATTCACATCCACTGCTATGATGGGCGTACTGGTAACGACAACCATTTTTTCCGCCCTGTTGGCTGATCTGTTTGTTCTGCCCGCTCTCTTTTACTGGTTAAAACCTGATTTAAAGAGAATACAGCCTAAAGGTTCTGCTCAACGTAAGCGCGTATAACGGAGTGGATCTCTTGCGGTGACTGAGAGGCATCAACGGTCTTTATTCGATCTTCCTGTTCAGCAAGCACGTCATACCCTTTGCATACCTTTTCAAAAAATGCCGTGCCGGCATTCTCCATTCTGTCTTTTTCACTGCCTCTGGTTCTTTCAGATGCCAGCTGTGGACTAATCTTAAGATAAAACGTTATGTCGGGTACCACTGCATGAGATGCTATATTGTTCAGAGTGTGTATTTGATCAATCTCAAGAGATCCCCTTCCGTAGCCCTGATACGCCGTGGTAGAGTCATAAAAACGGTCAAGTATCACAATTAACCCATCCCTCAGCAAAGGAATCACCTTTTCAGATAGCAACTCGGATCGCGCAGAAGAAAAGAGCAGCATCTCCGTGACGGGATTCATGTGCAGATCGTCGTGGAGCAGTAAACTTCTTACCTTTTCCGACAGTTCAGTCCCCCCTGGTTCTCTGAATACATGGCACGGATAATGATGTTCCTCCAGGTAGGATTTGAGCAGCTCAATTTGTGTGGATTTGCCACACCCGTCAATTCCTTCAAAAGTAATCAGCAAAATGACTCACGTGTTAGTTAAAATCGTCCATCAGGCTAATGGGCTCTTTTGGCATTACTATTGCGAGTGCAATATACACAAGAAAGAAACTCCCGTAGCCCAAAAACAGTGCCGCCAGGAAAATAACCCGTATCACCGTTGAACTGATACCAAGGTACTTGGCAAGTCCACCGCAAACACCGGATATGTAACTATCTGTTCTGGATTTGTACAGTTTTTGGCTGGTTTGTACAGAAACTTTGTCGAATGCTGAGGTGGCAGCGGCCGAGGCTGTTCTGCGGTAATTTCTCTTTTTCTTTTTCTTCTGCTCTTTTTCGGTGTAGAGAAATGCGTCCAGTTTATCGTAGGTTTCCTGTACCCTCATTTTCTCTTCACGCTCGATTTTTTTCTCTTTGTTTCCGGATGATTTAAACATCGTGAGAATACTAATTCCCAGCATTGCACCTGCGAGATAAGGAAGAAAACCCATGAGCGTATAAACGCCTGGAATGGCCTGCAAGCCAATAATGTCTGTAGCTATAGAGTGACCGATAAAAGAAAAAGCGGTGATGACGAAAGCCAGACCTGAAATGGTTGAAATATTCCAGATACTTTTTTTGGTCTTCTTTTCATTTTCCTCCAAAAACTCCTGCAAAGTTCCCTGCAGTTCCCTGTCGGATATGTTTACAGTGCTTTCCATCTGTTTGGTGCTCATGATATTTACTTTTCTGTATTACCTGATAAAAATGGATACGACATTTTTGGCAGACTGTTTCAGTCTGATATCAATTTTCGAAGTTCCGGAGAATATTTAACCTGAATTCAGAAGTAATCCAACCGGCACATATTTTCCCTAAAGTTACCGGGTGAGATTTTTAATCTTGTCTGATGCCAGTCTCATGCTATATAACACCGCTTTCCGTGATCAACAGATCCAGCGGCACGTCAAATCTGTTTACCGGTAACTGTTTGTCATGCATTTGAATGTCAAAAAGAAGTCCAATTTTTACAGCATCTGTTTGCTTGAGAAAACGATCATAAAAGCCTTTTCCGTAGCCCAGCCGATTTCTTTCATAATCTCCGCTAAGCATCGGAACAAGTACCAGGTCCAGCTCTTCAGGTGATGCGGTGCCCTTACCTTTCGGCTCCGGAACACCCCAATCGTTTCTCTTTAAATGGCCTGTACTGCTGATATGATGATGCGATAGCTGAGTATCACTTTCAATACGCGGAACCACAATATTTTTTCCCAGCTCCAGGGCATTCTCAATCAGTAAATACGTGTCAACCTCGTTTCTGTGATTCATTGAAACGTAGGTGTGTATGGTTTTGGAGTCCAAAAAGACGCCGGTGGAAAAAAGATGCCGGTGGATTTCTCTGCTCTTTGCTTCTGTACTATCAGCATCAAGCGACATTCTGAGCTCTGTGTATTTTTCCCTGAGCTTCTTTTTAATCTTTTTTACGGATTCATCGCTCATAATTCAATGACAAAGTGGAAATCGGGCTTCTCATCGGACAGCAGCTCAAGTAAATCATCCCAAACACTGATGCCGTATTTATTCATAAAATAGATAAAAAGGATCTCTCTTTCCTGGAGGTTGCCCATCGGAAAAAGTGCATTTTTTACCTTTGATATTCGATTCAGCTGCACGCTCTCCTGCTGTTTAACAGAGCGGTACATCTTGCCTTTTAATTTATCAAGCTCATTAAAAAAAGCAGCTGATGCCTTTCCGGCACTATTTTCCAGTGTGGGATCGACCTCTCCCACCCGCGGTTTCATTTTCTCGGTAAGTTCCTGAACGTCTTCTTTCCACTCGTTGATAATGGACTCTATATCCGGTTTGTCACTTTGGCTGACAAATTCTGACTCAAGATCCTCAATACGCTGATTGTACTCTGTCCAGGTAAAAGGAAGGTTTTCCATTGCACGATGAACGGCGTTTTCAATAAGTGTACAGCTGAACCGGGGTATGATTACAGGCATGGATTGACCAAAAACCCGGTATGTATCTTTCATCTGTGCAAAGTATGAGACCTCTCCCGGCCCTCCAACATAGGCTATGGAAGGAAGCAGATAATCCTGCAACAGAGGCCGTAAAAAAACATTGGGGGAAAACTGAGCAGGATTCTCTTCCAGCTTCCCGATGAGTTCAGAAGTTGAAACTGCGGGCATGTGCCCTGAATCATCCCTCCACATACCTTCTGAAAATTCAAGCTTATACCGGGTGCCATCCTCATCTATCCGGAACAGATTGCTTTCCTGAACCATGACCTGGCTATGATATCCTGAATCCTCAAGTTTATCGGATGTAGCCTTAAGTGAATGATAGATCTCCTGCCTTTTTTGAATAGCTGCCTGCAGTACAGGCCTGGTGTGATCCTTGATCCCCTCATGATTGCTGCCGGCAAGTATAAGACCGTGTTTGCCGAACATCTCCATCATCAACTTTCCAAAAGCATTTCCGGCTGTCTGTTTCTGTGAATACGAGGTATCGATCAGCTCCCATAAAGCGTTGCTGAAATCCGTATCGCCCAGAGTCCCTTTTATAACTTTTTTGAGTTTTTCAAACTCACTGTTGAGCAAAATATCAGCAGCCCGCTGATCACGGTTCTGTTCAGTTTCCCATTCCAGGTGAAGAGAGGTATCGCCGGAGGGGATCGTAACAGAGGCAATTTCGTCAAAATCGTGATCTTCATCCCCCATCCAGAAGACGGGCACGAACCGTTTGCCGGAGTCCCGATTTAAGTGAGAGCAGTAGATGATTGCGGTCAGTGTTTTATAAACGGTAAATAGCGTGCCGCCCATAAGAACAGGTTGCTGACCGGTTACAACTGCATAGGTGTTTTCGTCTTCCAGGGAATCAATGTTGGATAGTACTGCCCTGGGAGGATCAAACGGGGAGTT
Coding sequences within:
- the aroE gene encoding shikimate dehydrogenase, which codes for MVYTFSELRQSDLKHIPHYLVVGNPVSHSLSPLMHQFGLDYHGIEAKYHALELKQQDITGFIAWMNREQFLGCNITIPFKELFSGFLDETDQTAEETGAVNTIVKSGSMLRGFNTDVDGFLKPLYAHEDNLHGSRAVVFGTGGASKAVFTALRRIGVYEVVFVSRNPGLSSRINPDLDGEIKLLYCGYDQAEAYAEDAALIINTTPLGMTPNTESSPVDRMNSEILSGKICYDLVYNPLETRFLSLAKSQGAVVINGLEMFISQGDEAFHLWTGKNLPYNLIYDLLTNQLGNT
- a CDS encoding SRPBCC family protein produces the protein MAHERIEVDLPLAKVYELLCNPVHFTKFLERIDDVEKVNSQTFDYTTTIGGEEFQWTTNIIDNLRNTRFAWITINGNLNQTGTIRFTPLDSGKRTRVDFTLDYRTFFGEAEEDLAAFIEELPVQLKKDLQTFKDLAESDTFKDEESSSEKVASEVA
- a CDS encoding efflux RND transporter permease subunit, coding for MKQFGEFILRNPRIVLYGIAILALASIYPASNIRTDFNLEGFYPDDDVVIEDYRLLEEEFGRDDNTIIIGFQSDSLFSHAVLSDLKMIGERLDSLMYVSETLSIWNATDISSDGISLDFEPYLSDSAVSEGDLQQIKESISSDPLLKGFIVNESGTATSIILRIDQEQNTYSNRNILINSIQEVLNPYRDRYEFHISGIPYFRNQYVNMLNGEIVMYIAISSILIILLLWYLYRTFWGVLFPMIIVWSTLLITVALIQLTGGFLEIMSSTIAPILLCVGVADAVHMISKYDDARESGNTKRESILEMLKTLGSATFLTSVTTAIGFASLLSSTVQPMQRFGAYTAAGVLIAYLVTIFFLPAVLTMGRKSRVFDEKSGSLYPLLILWLNKLTAFNRLHYGKLLAGVLLLLLIFASAIRNIEVNGKVFDDVGEDTELMQDSRFFSENLSPQFPMELIINTGEASGALTYEMYRKADSLTEKLLSYPEIHKVTGLNTLIGEVHTTLNPQKGELGTMPSPDDAIAQYALLLEINGGDNLFNFVDFDYRKLRLTALTEDAGSKRINEIRNEISAFASDLFDEEELIITGTTILSADLTDKIVYSLSWSILIAILVITLIMAGLFKSFKLALIALIPNLIPLIMVAGVMGFLGVDIKPSTAVIFTIALGIAVDDSIHYLARFRIEFSRIGSVFPALSATTIRTGRAIVVTSMILIAGFGTLITSEFTSTAMMGVLVTTTIFSALLADLFVLPALFYWLKPDLKRIQPKGSAQRKRV
- the tmk gene encoding dTMP kinase is translated as MLITFEGIDGCGKSTQIELLKSYLEEHHYPCHVFREPGGTELSEKVRSLLLHDDLHMNPVTEMLLFSSARSELLSEKVIPLLRDGLIVILDRFYDSTTAYQGYGRGSLEIDQIHTLNNIASHAVVPDITFYLKISPQLASERTRGSEKDRMENAGTAFFEKVCKGYDVLAEQEDRIKTVDASQSPQEIHSVIRAYVEQNL
- a CDS encoding PspC domain-containing protein, giving the protein MSTKQMESTVNISDRELQGTLQEFLEENEKKTKKSIWNISTISGLAFVITAFSFIGHSIATDIIGLQAIPGVYTLMGFLPYLAGAMLGISILTMFKSSGNKEKKIEREEKMRVQETYDKLDAFLYTEKEQKKKKKRNYRRTASAAATSAFDKVSVQTSQKLYKSRTDSYISGVCGGLAKYLGISSTVIRVIFLAALFLGYGSFFLVYIALAIVMPKEPISLMDDFN
- a CDS encoding 5-formyltetrahydrofolate cyclo-ligase, which encodes MSDESVKKIKKKLREKYTELRMSLDADSTEAKSREIHRHLFSTGVFLDSKTIHTYVSMNHRNEVDTYLLIENALELGKNIVVPRIESDTQLSHHHISSTGHLKRNDWGVPEPKGKGTASPEELDLVLVPMLSGDYERNRLGYGKGFYDRFLKQTDAVKIGLLFDIQMHDKQLPVNRFDVPLDLLITESGVI